Proteins found in one Scardovia inopinata JCM 12537 genomic segment:
- a CDS encoding primosomal protein N' family DNA-binding protein has protein sequence MVILGEQMTLEGLAPRKRRSSAQQKVPAGSLPFAQVVIDVQAAHLGQTFDYLVEESQSDRAQPGALVRVRFGGRLLNGIIWNRSDTSTAPRSSLRFLERVMGSSILVPAQMRQDISDIADFFGGTRANIIRLAVPPRVAHVDKEPRFGRSSARPGRQSGFSAGSRAGYPFSQETLQAYQNQTERIRKLYQHSDALNRAWEQSAVNSLVWDCLPGVNTWADDLSWLIMKSLESDRPIVVELPDAAHIRQLHQRLQACGLKAYAQRSARGVWQGDYCILAGMMTPEERYRSYMALARSEVTCVIGARAAMYAPVEGRAVFVVVDDCAYQNADGFTPYANARDVLRLRARNHQGTFIALGHVRSPYSQWELEGRPTAIDCGKVLEVRGLPTETKRMTPWVRLFNRQELENLTDPTIGARVPHTAVSIINNALKVGPVLLCVPHDGQSMTLICSSCHRQARCRRCAGPLKQSLTQGQAPRCLWCGFAATEWTCPHCGGEKMRVIQVGALGTAQELRGLFPHTRIVTSTPHQPRGIVTQIEDRPQVVIATPGAEPQIISTGLTRMEHREGLRVQQTYQGPHHPSAACYQAVVILDTWTSLYASQLDSRIDILTAWMRAASLCASHEDGGQVLLLGECEPAIAHSLMTWDSSFLSARETADRQETDMPPAITVANVWGRREVIDDLLSEIGVESDGDWGFLPDGMPAVLGPISIPPPSTVKDRQLEGSNDRVRAAVRVPVAKTRQLAQRLHLAAARHATSRLKGELKFQINPKSLS, from the coding sequence ATGGTCATTTTGGGCGAACAGATGACGCTGGAAGGCCTGGCCCCGCGCAAGCGCAGGAGTTCTGCTCAGCAGAAGGTTCCTGCTGGGAGCCTGCCCTTTGCTCAGGTAGTCATAGATGTGCAGGCAGCTCATCTGGGCCAGACTTTTGATTATCTGGTGGAAGAATCCCAATCAGACAGGGCTCAGCCCGGCGCTTTAGTGCGGGTGCGTTTTGGAGGCCGGCTGCTCAACGGAATTATCTGGAATCGATCTGATACAAGTACAGCCCCCCGCAGTTCTTTACGCTTTCTCGAGCGGGTTATGGGATCCTCCATTCTTGTTCCAGCTCAGATGAGGCAGGATATCAGTGATATTGCAGATTTTTTCGGGGGTACCAGGGCTAATATTATTCGCCTGGCGGTTCCTCCCCGGGTGGCTCATGTAGATAAAGAGCCCAGATTCGGCAGGTCGTCAGCCAGGCCTGGCAGGCAGTCTGGTTTTTCTGCAGGTTCCCGGGCGGGTTATCCTTTTAGTCAGGAAACTCTGCAAGCGTATCAGAATCAGACTGAGCGCATTCGTAAACTGTATCAGCACAGTGATGCCTTGAATCGCGCCTGGGAGCAGTCTGCAGTCAACAGCCTTGTCTGGGATTGCCTGCCCGGAGTCAATACCTGGGCTGACGACCTGTCCTGGTTGATCATGAAAAGCCTGGAGTCGGACCGGCCCATCGTAGTGGAATTGCCTGATGCTGCTCACATCCGTCAGCTTCATCAGCGTCTTCAGGCCTGCGGGCTTAAGGCTTATGCCCAGCGTTCTGCTCGCGGGGTCTGGCAGGGAGATTACTGTATTCTCGCCGGAATGATGACTCCAGAGGAACGATATCGCTCCTACATGGCCTTGGCCAGATCTGAAGTAACCTGTGTTATTGGGGCCAGGGCTGCCATGTACGCTCCGGTAGAAGGCCGGGCTGTTTTTGTGGTTGTGGATGACTGTGCTTATCAAAATGCGGATGGTTTTACCCCTTATGCCAATGCCCGCGATGTTCTTCGGCTAAGGGCCAGGAATCACCAAGGAACATTTATTGCCCTGGGACATGTTCGCAGTCCTTACAGTCAGTGGGAGCTAGAAGGCAGGCCGACTGCTATAGACTGTGGAAAAGTCCTGGAGGTCAGGGGACTGCCAACAGAGACAAAAAGAATGACCCCCTGGGTTCGGCTTTTTAATAGGCAGGAATTGGAAAATCTGACCGATCCCACCATTGGGGCCAGGGTGCCCCATACGGCTGTTTCCATCATTAATAATGCCCTGAAAGTGGGTCCTGTTCTGCTTTGCGTACCCCATGATGGCCAGTCTATGACCCTAATCTGTTCTTCCTGCCACAGACAGGCCCGTTGTCGGCGCTGCGCTGGCCCTCTTAAGCAGTCCCTGACTCAGGGGCAGGCCCCCCGCTGTCTCTGGTGCGGATTTGCTGCAACTGAATGGACCTGCCCTCATTGTGGGGGAGAAAAAATGAGGGTTATTCAGGTTGGGGCTTTGGGAACGGCTCAGGAGCTGCGCGGACTTTTCCCCCATACCCGCATTGTGACTTCAACTCCTCATCAGCCGAGGGGAATAGTGACCCAGATTGAAGACCGACCTCAGGTGGTCATTGCTACTCCTGGCGCCGAGCCTCAGATTATCAGCACCGGTCTAACCCGAATGGAGCATAGGGAGGGCCTGAGGGTCCAGCAGACCTACCAGGGGCCTCACCATCCTTCTGCCGCCTGTTATCAGGCTGTGGTAATTCTGGATACCTGGACCAGCCTCTATGCTTCACAGCTAGATTCCAGGATTGACATTCTCACCGCCTGGATGAGGGCCGCCTCCCTGTGTGCTTCCCATGAGGATGGGGGGCAGGTACTTTTACTAGGAGAGTGCGAACCTGCGATTGCTCATTCCCTTATGACGTGGGATTCTTCCTTTTTGTCTGCCAGGGAAACGGCTGACCGCCAGGAAACTGATATGCCCCCTGCCATTACTGTCGCCAATGTGTGGGGCCGGCGGGAAGTTATTGATGACCTGCTTTCTGAGATTGGTGTGGAATCAGACGGCGACTGGGGTTTCCTGCCGGATGGTATGCCTGCTGTCTTGGGGCCAATCTCTATTCCGCCTCCTTCCACGGTTAAAGACCGGCAGTTGGAGGGAAGCAATGACCGGGTTCGGGCGGCGGTTCGGGTACCTGTTGCCAAGACCAGGCAGCTGGCTCAGCGTCTTCACCTGGCTGCTGCCAGGCACGCTACCTCCCGGCTCAAGGGGGAACTAAAATTCCAGATTAATCCTAAATCTTTGAGCTAG
- a CDS encoding RsmB/NOP family class I SAM-dependent RNA methyltransferase: MSVTSHREQSARSAAFRIIHRIHSDDAFSNLLLPQELDRLHVPAQDRAFITDAVYGSLRWQGFLDAVIAAVAHRPVEKVDAVSLDILRLGVYQALFMHSADYAVVSTTVDLGKNGAPHSSPGFLNAVMRAVTSRTRQEWEAMLVSRIPKNNPDRRLALRYSHPQWIVEKFRESWNYAGYSLESGQSNSSSPLEELLAADNEPAEVVLCARPGLITVKDLVAQVQQSSGGTARWATGSYSPYALHVKGLDPGSLPAVRQNLAGAEDEGSQLAALALAKARKINPAGEQWLDMCAGPGGKAALLAACAYQETSAESPLYPRARAVTLIANEPAHHRANLVRKNLSAFIEPGRAQAIPQQTGIISHVTEWDGRDIGEKYRQACDRILVDAPCSGLGALRRRPESRWRKQPEDIANLTTLQMRLLDSAYLALKPGGILAYVTCSPVLAETSHQVDALLNRHPDLSRLDTRPIVASISSKNDIPLPGRPGDIQLFEHLHGTDQMFISLLVKKG; the protein is encoded by the coding sequence ATGAGTGTGACCAGTCACAGAGAACAATCAGCACGGTCGGCTGCTTTCCGGATTATTCATCGAATTCATTCCGATGATGCTTTCTCGAATCTCCTTCTTCCCCAGGAACTGGATCGTCTGCATGTTCCGGCTCAGGATAGGGCCTTTATTACCGATGCAGTTTATGGGTCCCTGCGCTGGCAGGGCTTTCTGGACGCAGTCATTGCAGCCGTCGCCCATCGGCCTGTAGAGAAAGTCGATGCCGTCAGCCTTGATATTCTTCGGCTTGGTGTTTATCAGGCCTTGTTTATGCATTCTGCTGATTATGCCGTGGTATCAACTACTGTAGATTTGGGGAAAAATGGTGCTCCTCATTCCAGTCCGGGCTTCCTCAATGCCGTCATGCGTGCAGTCACCTCCCGAACCCGGCAGGAATGGGAGGCTATGCTTGTTTCCCGGATTCCTAAAAATAATCCTGATAGACGGCTGGCACTTCGCTATTCGCATCCTCAATGGATTGTTGAAAAGTTTCGGGAGTCGTGGAATTATGCCGGATATAGCTTGGAGTCTGGTCAGTCTAATTCCTCTTCTCCCCTAGAAGAGCTACTGGCGGCAGATAATGAGCCGGCAGAAGTGGTTTTGTGTGCCCGTCCGGGTTTGATTACAGTGAAAGATCTGGTTGCACAGGTCCAGCAATCTTCGGGCGGTACCGCCCGGTGGGCAACCGGTTCCTATTCTCCGTATGCCCTTCATGTTAAGGGGCTTGATCCCGGTAGCTTGCCTGCGGTGCGTCAGAATTTGGCAGGTGCAGAGGATGAAGGCAGCCAACTGGCAGCCCTGGCTTTGGCCAAAGCTCGCAAAATCAATCCTGCTGGCGAACAATGGCTTGATATGTGTGCCGGCCCAGGGGGTAAAGCTGCTTTATTGGCTGCCTGCGCATATCAGGAAACCTCTGCTGAGTCTCCTCTTTATCCTCGTGCAAGGGCAGTTACTCTCATTGCCAATGAGCCAGCTCACCATCGCGCTAATCTGGTGAGGAAAAATCTTTCAGCTTTTATTGAGCCAGGTAGGGCGCAGGCGATTCCACAGCAGACTGGAATCATTAGCCATGTTACTGAATGGGATGGGCGTGACATAGGGGAGAAGTACAGGCAGGCTTGCGATCGCATTCTGGTTGATGCTCCCTGTTCCGGGCTCGGGGCCCTGCGCAGGAGGCCCGAATCCCGGTGGCGCAAGCAACCTGAGGATATTGCCAATCTAACAACCCTGCAAATGCGGCTGCTGGACTCTGCTTATCTGGCACTTAAACCGGGTGGAATTCTTGCTTATGTTACCTGTTCTCCGGTTTTGGCAGAGACCAGTCATCAGGTCGACGCTCTTCTGAACCGGCATCCTGATCTTTCCCGTCTCGATACTCGGCCGATTGTGGCTTCGATCAGTTCGAAAAATGATATTCCCCTTCCCGGCCGGCCGGGAGACA
- the fmt gene encoding methionyl-tRNA formyltransferase, with protein sequence MRILFAGTPQAAVTPLKVLSQAGGDLQLVGVLTRPDAPSGRGRKLTPSPVKEAAQELGLPVVEASPDSEEFFEQIEALHPDLAAVVAYGKILKPPALNALPLGWYNLHFSLLPQYRGAAPVQRAIWAGEEITGATVFKIGPGLDDGPILAQSTVEIGPQETAGELLDRLSTDGAYLLAAALQGLAEGKISAHDQEEGVFETASKIHPADAHIRFDVPAFAVDRQIRACTPQPGAWCRVHRGDDPGRDDPGRDSLGGDDPAWNAANKPISGHGTGSGITMTLGRAHIDKSNNPSRPPRLSPGQVAVTKKHVWVGTLTNPLELDLVKPQGKKMMKAADWARGAHLSPRAYCD encoded by the coding sequence ATGAGAATTCTTTTCGCAGGAACCCCGCAGGCAGCAGTCACGCCATTGAAGGTTTTGTCTCAGGCTGGGGGAGATTTGCAGCTGGTGGGTGTTCTGACCCGGCCGGATGCTCCCTCTGGCCGCGGACGGAAGCTGACCCCCAGCCCGGTCAAGGAGGCTGCCCAGGAGCTGGGCCTTCCTGTTGTTGAAGCCAGTCCGGATTCTGAAGAGTTTTTTGAACAGATTGAAGCCCTTCATCCTGATCTTGCCGCTGTTGTTGCATATGGGAAGATCCTCAAGCCCCCGGCTCTGAACGCTCTTCCTCTGGGCTGGTACAACCTTCATTTTTCCCTTCTCCCTCAATACAGGGGGGCTGCTCCTGTTCAAAGAGCCATCTGGGCTGGGGAGGAAATCACAGGGGCGACCGTTTTTAAGATTGGGCCTGGTCTTGATGATGGACCTATCCTCGCTCAATCAACCGTTGAAATTGGGCCTCAGGAAACTGCCGGGGAACTTCTCGATCGTTTGTCTACTGATGGGGCTTATCTTTTAGCCGCTGCCCTGCAGGGGCTGGCAGAGGGGAAAATAAGCGCCCATGATCAGGAAGAGGGCGTTTTTGAGACTGCTTCCAAAATTCATCCTGCTGATGCCCATATTCGCTTTGATGTCCCTGCTTTTGCGGTTGACCGTCAAATTCGTGCCTGTACCCCGCAGCCGGGTGCCTGGTGCAGGGTTCATCGTGGTGATGATCCAGGACGGGATGATCCCGGACGTGATAGCCTCGGAGGTGATGATCCCGCCTGGAATGCTGCAAATAAGCCGATTTCTGGCCATGGAACCGGTTCGGGAATTACTATGACCCTTGGCCGGGCTCATATTGATAAATCCAATAATCCTTCCCGCCCTCCCCGCCTTTCACCGGGTCAAGTGGCTGTAACAAAGAAGCATGTGTGGGTTGGCACTCTTACTAATCCCCTGGAATTGGACTTGGTTAAGCCTCAGGGGAAAAAAATGATGAAGGCTGCCGACTGGGCTCGTGGTGCTCATCTGTCTCCTCGGGCGTATTGCGATTAG